The following are encoded in a window of Conger conger chromosome 19, fConCon1.1, whole genome shotgun sequence genomic DNA:
- the LOC133118914 gene encoding angiopoietin-4-like isoform X1 — MKLEFSTVMTMGGDWAPIGCSRLILIFLFRILADRTWIPFATAQAIPTVWGRDCTHIGMLYPGTPSGVYTIKPVGVGNPFQVYCEMRPDGGWTVFQRRTGGAVSFRKNWAAYQCGFGDLQRDHWLGLQKLWAITRVRGSCWVLRVELCDFEGGSAFAEYKDFKLGGERQAYRLTVGEYNGTAGDAIRGIDPVHGAFPGIDQNGYGFSSLDRDNDGCSPCIFGDIATNDCSREEGEGGWWYSRCGLASLHGDWHPARDNKGWASGLHWLTWRGPATYSARATGMMVRAL; from the exons ATGAAATTGGAGTTTTCCACAGTAATG ACAATGGGCGGGGACTGGGCTCCGATTGGCTGCAGCAGGCTGATCCTAATTTTCCTCTTCCGCATACTTGCTGACCGGACGTGGATACCATTTGCT ACTGCCCAGGCGATTCCCACTGTTTGGG GAAGAGACTGCACCCACATCGGGATGCTCTACCCTGGAACCCCCAGCGGCGTGTACACCATCAAACCCGTGGGAGTCGGAAATCCTTTTCAG GTTTACTGTGAGATGCGGCCTGACGGGGGCTGGACCGTGTTCCAGAGGCGAACGGGGGGAGCCGTGTCCTTCAGGAAGAACTGGGCCGCCTACCAGTGTGGATTCGGCGATCTGCAGA GGGACCACTGGTTGGGGCTGCAGAAGCTGTGGGCCATCACCAGGGTGCGGGGAAGCTGCTGGGTGCTGAGAGTGGAGCTGTGTGACTTTGAGGGGGGGTCGGCCTTTGCGGAGTACAAAGACTTCAAGCTGGGCGGGGAGAGACAGGCGTACAGGCTGACAGTGGGGGAGTACAACGGCACGGCAG GCGACGCCATCCGTGGGATCGACCCCGTCCACGGCGCCTTCCCGGGAATCGACCAAAACGGCTACGGCTTCAGCTCCCTGGACCGGGACAACGACGGCTGCTCCCCGTGCATCTTCGGCGACATCGCCACGAACGACTGTAGCcgggaggagggggaagggggctgGTGGTACAGCCGCTGCGGATTGGCCAGTCTCCATGGCGACTGGCACCCTGCACGCGACAACAAGGGCTGGGCGTCCGGCCTCCATTGGCTCACCTGGAGGGGGCCCGCCACCTACTCCGCCCGCGCCACGGGCATGATGGTCAGGGCGCTATAA
- the LOC133118914 gene encoding angiopoietin-4-like isoform X3: MLYPGTPSGVYTIKPVGVGNPFQVYCEMRPDGGWTVFQRRTGGAVSFRKNWAAYQCGFGDLQRDHWLGLQKLWAITRVRGSCWVLRVELCDFEGGSAFAEYKDFKLGGERQAYRLTVGEYNGTAGDAIRGIDPVHGAFPGIDQNGYGFSSLDRDNDGCSPCIFGDIATNDCSREEGEGGWWYSRCGLASLHGDWHPARDNKGWASGLHWLTWRGPATYSARATGMMVRAL, encoded by the exons ATGCTCTACCCTGGAACCCCCAGCGGCGTGTACACCATCAAACCCGTGGGAGTCGGAAATCCTTTTCAG GTTTACTGTGAGATGCGGCCTGACGGGGGCTGGACCGTGTTCCAGAGGCGAACGGGGGGAGCCGTGTCCTTCAGGAAGAACTGGGCCGCCTACCAGTGTGGATTCGGCGATCTGCAGA GGGACCACTGGTTGGGGCTGCAGAAGCTGTGGGCCATCACCAGGGTGCGGGGAAGCTGCTGGGTGCTGAGAGTGGAGCTGTGTGACTTTGAGGGGGGGTCGGCCTTTGCGGAGTACAAAGACTTCAAGCTGGGCGGGGAGAGACAGGCGTACAGGCTGACAGTGGGGGAGTACAACGGCACGGCAG GCGACGCCATCCGTGGGATCGACCCCGTCCACGGCGCCTTCCCGGGAATCGACCAAAACGGCTACGGCTTCAGCTCCCTGGACCGGGACAACGACGGCTGCTCCCCGTGCATCTTCGGCGACATCGCCACGAACGACTGTAGCcgggaggagggggaagggggctgGTGGTACAGCCGCTGCGGATTGGCCAGTCTCCATGGCGACTGGCACCCTGCACGCGACAACAAGGGCTGGGCGTCCGGCCTCCATTGGCTCACCTGGAGGGGGCCCGCCACCTACTCCGCCCGCGCCACGGGCATGATGGTCAGGGCGCTATAA
- the LOC133118914 gene encoding angiopoietin-4-like isoform X2 — translation MGGDWAPIGCSRLILIFLFRILADRTWIPFATAQAIPTVWGRDCTHIGMLYPGTPSGVYTIKPVGVGNPFQVYCEMRPDGGWTVFQRRTGGAVSFRKNWAAYQCGFGDLQRDHWLGLQKLWAITRVRGSCWVLRVELCDFEGGSAFAEYKDFKLGGERQAYRLTVGEYNGTAGDAIRGIDPVHGAFPGIDQNGYGFSSLDRDNDGCSPCIFGDIATNDCSREEGEGGWWYSRCGLASLHGDWHPARDNKGWASGLHWLTWRGPATYSARATGMMVRAL, via the exons ATGGGCGGGGACTGGGCTCCGATTGGCTGCAGCAGGCTGATCCTAATTTTCCTCTTCCGCATACTTGCTGACCGGACGTGGATACCATTTGCT ACTGCCCAGGCGATTCCCACTGTTTGGG GAAGAGACTGCACCCACATCGGGATGCTCTACCCTGGAACCCCCAGCGGCGTGTACACCATCAAACCCGTGGGAGTCGGAAATCCTTTTCAG GTTTACTGTGAGATGCGGCCTGACGGGGGCTGGACCGTGTTCCAGAGGCGAACGGGGGGAGCCGTGTCCTTCAGGAAGAACTGGGCCGCCTACCAGTGTGGATTCGGCGATCTGCAGA GGGACCACTGGTTGGGGCTGCAGAAGCTGTGGGCCATCACCAGGGTGCGGGGAAGCTGCTGGGTGCTGAGAGTGGAGCTGTGTGACTTTGAGGGGGGGTCGGCCTTTGCGGAGTACAAAGACTTCAAGCTGGGCGGGGAGAGACAGGCGTACAGGCTGACAGTGGGGGAGTACAACGGCACGGCAG GCGACGCCATCCGTGGGATCGACCCCGTCCACGGCGCCTTCCCGGGAATCGACCAAAACGGCTACGGCTTCAGCTCCCTGGACCGGGACAACGACGGCTGCTCCCCGTGCATCTTCGGCGACATCGCCACGAACGACTGTAGCcgggaggagggggaagggggctgGTGGTACAGCCGCTGCGGATTGGCCAGTCTCCATGGCGACTGGCACCCTGCACGCGACAACAAGGGCTGGGCGTCCGGCCTCCATTGGCTCACCTGGAGGGGGCCCGCCACCTACTCCGCCCGCGCCACGGGCATGATGGTCAGGGCGCTATAA